A stretch of DNA from Desmospora activa DSM 45169:
TGCTGGCCGACGGGGAGGAAGCATTGCACACCGCCAAACAGCAGCAGGTAACCCCCGCTTTTCAACGGGTGGTGGATGCCATTTTGGTGCTGGGTGGAACCGTGGGCGGCTTTGCTGAACGATACGGCCGCACCGCTGCCGCCCACTCCGTTCATAACGGCCTTACTCGACTACCGACAACTGACCGGTGGCTGCACGGGGATAAAGTGGCATATGGAATTTTGGTACAACTGGCTCTGTTGCAACAAGAGCAGGAAATCAAGCGCCTCCTTCCCTTCTATCACAACGTGGGACTCCCTTCTTCCTTGACTGAGCTGGGATTGGACCCCACTGATCACGATCAACTCCTAACCCTGGCACAAGCCACACTGGCACCAGAAGAGTCGATCCATCTCATGGACGACAATGTTACCGTAGAGGATCTGATTGACGCCTTTCAACGATTAGAACCATTGACAAATGCAATCCGAGAGGAGACAACACAATGAAATCACTCACCCGTTTTGCCGGCTTAGCCGCCTTGATTTTAATTTTATCCGCTTGCGGCGGCGGTGCTGACCAATCCGGCGGTCCACTTCCCGACGATAAACTGGTCATTGGCGTTACCGCCGGCCCCCATGAAGAGATTATGGAAAAAGTGAAGGAAGTAGCCGCTGAAGACGGTCTTGAGATTGAGCTGAAAGTGTTTAATGAATATGTGATGCCCAATGTCGCTTTAGCGGAAAATGAATTGGACGCAAACAGCTTCCAAACACACCCCTATTTGGAACAATTCAAGGAAGATCGCAACCTGGATATAGTGGCCGTATTTGATACCGTCACGTTCCCCATGGGCATCTATTCCGACAAGATCGAGGATATCAAAAAGATTCCCAAGGGAGCAAAACTAGGTGTTCCCAATGATCCCGTCAACGAAGCCCGCGGCCTGCAATTGTTTGAAAAGGCCGGTGTGATCAAGTTAAAAGAAGATTCCGGGACACTCGCCACTCCAGCGGATATCGTAGATAATCCAAAGAACGTTCAGTTTGTGGAATTAGAAGCTTCTCAAATTCCGCGACAACTGAGCGAGTTGGACGCAGCGGCGATTAACACCAATTTTGCCATTGAACACGGCTTTGTTCCAACAGAGGATTCCATTTTTATCGAGGGAAAAGACTCTCCCCACGTCAACCTGATGGCCGTCCGTACCGAAAATAAGGATGATTCCGTCCTGAAGAAGCTGGAAAAAGCGTATCATTCCGAAGAAGTAAAAGCCTTTATTCAGGAAAAATACGAAGGATCCGTCCTTCCCTCGTGGTAAGGGCAGCGTGAAAGGAGATTCCCATGATCCGATTAACGGAGATCAGCAAGACATTCCAAACGAAAAAAGGGGCTGTCAAAGCTTTAAATCAGGTCTCCCTCCATGTAAAAAAGG
This window harbors:
- a CDS encoding MetQ/NlpA family ABC transporter substrate-binding protein, which translates into the protein MKSLTRFAGLAALILILSACGGGADQSGGPLPDDKLVIGVTAGPHEEIMEKVKEVAAEDGLEIELKVFNEYVMPNVALAENELDANSFQTHPYLEQFKEDRNLDIVAVFDTVTFPMGIYSDKIEDIKKIPKGAKLGVPNDPVNEARGLQLFEKAGVIKLKEDSGTLATPADIVDNPKNVQFVELEASQIPRQLSELDAAAINTNFAIEHGFVPTEDSIFIEGKDSPHVNLMAVRTENKDDSVLKKLEKAYHSEEVKAFIQEKYEGSVLPSW